From a region of the Chitinophaga caseinilytica genome:
- a CDS encoding YraN family protein, which yields MACDASLGNLGERLAAEHLSAAGYHILHRNWKAGRKEIDIIAEKSGTVVFVEVKTRSSRFFGMPEEAVGWKKEEHLRKVAEHWLEQNGGGVKHIRFDILSIFAVPGEKPEILHLQDVF from the coding sequence ATGGCTTGCGACGCATCACTGGGAAATTTGGGAGAACGGCTGGCCGCGGAGCACCTGTCAGCCGCCGGCTACCACATCCTTCACCGCAACTGGAAAGCAGGGCGGAAGGAGATAGACATCATTGCGGAGAAAAGCGGGACGGTGGTTTTCGTGGAAGTGAAAACCCGCAGTTCGCGTTTTTTCGGGATGCCGGAAGAAGCGGTGGGGTGGAAGAAAGAGGAGCACCTGCGCAAGGTGGCCGAACATTGGCTGGAGCAAAACGGCGGAGGTGTCAAACACATCCGGTTCGACATCCTTTCCATCTTTGCCGTTCCGGGTGAAAAGCCTGAAATCCTGCACCTGCAGGACGTTTTCTGA
- a CDS encoding diadenylate cyclase — translation MKDVYEFYGFEFRWLNVVDLLIVIFLVIQLYRLLKGSLAFNIFIGLLMVYAAYFLVRSLQMPILTNILENFINIGLIAIIIIFQPEIRKFLLVLGKKTPLSKDSFFTKLFLPDRFKSYKEEENIINEIIVAAGHMAASQTGALIVISTTYRVKFDTASSIAIDGNVSAKLIESIFEKNSPLHDGALIIVGNKILAAKVILPMSENPNLPTRIGMRHRSAVGITEHSDNLAIIVSEERGTISYAQDGQLVQNVQLEELKVKLYEVLVDGL, via the coding sequence ATGAAGGATGTATACGAATTTTACGGATTTGAGTTTCGTTGGCTGAATGTTGTGGACCTGCTGATTGTGATTTTTCTCGTTATCCAGCTGTACCGCCTGCTGAAAGGCAGTCTCGCTTTCAATATTTTCATCGGCCTGCTGATGGTGTATGCCGCCTATTTTTTGGTGCGCTCGCTGCAGATGCCGATCCTCACCAACATTTTAGAGAATTTCATCAACATCGGGCTGATCGCCATTATCATCATCTTCCAGCCGGAAATCCGGAAGTTTTTGCTGGTGCTGGGAAAGAAAACGCCGCTGAGCAAGGATTCCTTCTTCACCAAGCTGTTCCTGCCAGACCGGTTCAAGAGTTATAAGGAAGAGGAGAACATCATCAACGAGATCATCGTGGCCGCGGGGCATATGGCCGCGAGCCAGACCGGCGCCCTGATCGTTATTTCCACCACCTACCGCGTGAAGTTCGACACGGCGTCGAGCATCGCGATAGACGGGAACGTGAGCGCCAAACTGATCGAAAGCATTTTCGAGAAGAATAGTCCGCTGCACGATGGCGCGCTGATCATTGTCGGCAACAAGATACTCGCCGCCAAAGTGATCCTGCCCATGTCGGAAAACCCGAACCTGCCCACGCGGATCGGGATGCGCCACCGCAGCGCCGTAGGCATTACGGAACATAGCGATAACCTGGCGATCATTGTGTCGGAAGAGCGCGGAACGATTTCCTATGCGCAGGATGGGCAACTGGTACAGAACGTGCAGCTGGAAGAACTGAAAGTGAAACTCTACGAAGTGCTTGTCGACGGACTGTAA